A genomic stretch from Telopea speciosissima isolate NSW1024214 ecotype Mountain lineage chromosome 7, Tspe_v1, whole genome shotgun sequence includes:
- the LOC122668001 gene encoding U1 small nuclear ribonucleoprotein C isoform X1, whose translation MPRYYCDYCDTYLTHDSPSVRKQHNAGYKHKANVRSYYQQFEEQQTQSLIDQRVKEHLGQTAAFQQVGAAYNQHLASFQGQRPRLPILQAPIMPMTGTAPVNAPLIPGIRPPVLPRPVSGAPGYGAPPNMPSMMGPPSATSLPMQINGLPRPPMVNPPAPGSTAAPTSNGAPSMTTPPMYQANPTAPTSGGFDSFNMNAASNLPRTASSGTTAPSTAPNASPDGFTYSQASEASH comes from the exons ATGCCTCGGTAT TACTGCGATTATTGTGACACCTACCTGACACACGATTCT CCTTCTGTTAGAAAGCAGCACAATGCGGGCTACAAGCACAAG GCAAATGTGCGTTCCTATTATCAGCAATTTGAAGAGCAACAAACGCAAAGTTTGATTGATCAGAGAGTCAAGGAGCATCTTGGGCAGACTGCAGCATTCCAGCAAGTTGGTGCAGCATACAACCAACATCTCGCTTCTTTTCAAGGTCAGAGGCCCCGGCTCCCAATTCTACAAGCGCCTATCATGCCAATGACAGGAACTGCACCTGTGAATGCACCATTGATCCCAGGGATCAGACCTCCTGTTTTGCCAAGGCCTGTTTCCGGTGCCCCAG GTTATGGGGCTCCTCCAAATATGCCATCAATGATGGGGCCACCTAGCGCAACTTCCTTGCCGATGCAAATAAATGGTCTGCCAAGGCCTCCAATGGTGAATCCCCCAGCACCTGGGAGCACGGCCGCACCCACTTCAAATGGTGCCCCTTCTATGACTACACCACCTATGTATCAAGCCAATCCTACAGCCCCAACAAGTGGAGGTTTCGATAGTTTCAACATGAATGCTGCTTCCAATTTGCCGAGAACAGCTTCCAGTGGAACTACTGCTCCTTCAACAGCCCCTAATGCTTCACCGGATGGGTTTACTTACTCTCAAGCTTCTGAGGCCAGTCATTAG
- the LOC122668001 gene encoding U1 small nuclear ribonucleoprotein C isoform X2, which yields MPRYYCDYCDTYLTHDSPSVRKQHNAGYKHKANVRSYYQQFEEQQTQSLIDQRVKEHLGQTAAFQQVGAAYNQHLASFQGQRPRLPILQAPIMPMTGTAPVNAPLIPGIRPPVLPRPVSGAPGYGAPPNMPSMMGPPSATSLPMQINGLPRPPMVNPPAPGSTAAPTSNGAPSMTTPPMYQANPTAPTSGGFDSFNMNAASNLPRTASSGTTAPSTAPNASPDGFTYSQASEASH from the exons ATGCCTCG ATACTACTGCGATTATTGTGACACCTACCTGACACACGATTCT CCTTCTGTTAGAAAGCAGCACAATGCGGGCTACAAGCACAAG GCAAATGTGCGTTCCTATTATCAGCAATTTGAAGAGCAACAAACGCAAAGTTTGATTGATCAGAGAGTCAAGGAGCATCTTGGGCAGACTGCAGCATTCCAGCAAGTTGGTGCAGCATACAACCAACATCTCGCTTCTTTTCAAGGTCAGAGGCCCCGGCTCCCAATTCTACAAGCGCCTATCATGCCAATGACAGGAACTGCACCTGTGAATGCACCATTGATCCCAGGGATCAGACCTCCTGTTTTGCCAAGGCCTGTTTCCGGTGCCCCAG GTTATGGGGCTCCTCCAAATATGCCATCAATGATGGGGCCACCTAGCGCAACTTCCTTGCCGATGCAAATAAATGGTCTGCCAAGGCCTCCAATGGTGAATCCCCCAGCACCTGGGAGCACGGCCGCACCCACTTCAAATGGTGCCCCTTCTATGACTACACCACCTATGTATCAAGCCAATCCTACAGCCCCAACAAGTGGAGGTTTCGATAGTTTCAACATGAATGCTGCTTCCAATTTGCCGAGAACAGCTTCCAGTGGAACTACTGCTCCTTCAACAGCCCCTAATGCTTCACCGGATGGGTTTACTTACTCTCAAGCTTCTGAGGCCAGTCATTAG